A region of the Legionella sp. PATHC035 genome:
CAAAACCGACCCGTTGGCGCATCCCGCCAGAAAGCTCTTTGGGGAAAGCGGACTCAAAACCGTCAAGGCCAATAATATCAATTGCTTCAATCGCGCGATGTCTACGCTCTTCACGGTTTACTCCTTGTGCCTCAAGCCCCAGTTCCACATTTTCTAATACAGTAAGCCATGGCATTAAGGCAAAAGACTGGAAAACCATCGCAATACCATCAACTGGGCGGGTAACCGGTTTGCCTCGATAAGTGACCGTTCCACTGGTAGGCGCGATAAGCCCGGCAATAATACGCAACAAAGTAGATTTTCCTGAACCGGATTTACCTAATAATGCAACGATTTCACCTTCTTGCAGTTTAAAGTTGACATCCTCAAGCACCAGCAAATCTTGTTCTGCGGCTTTTTTAAATGACTTGCGCAAGCTTTCTATAGCAATAATGGTTTGAGACATAGGTATCTTTTTAATTAAAGTTAAAACGTTCTTCCGCCAACCGATAGAGCGGACGCCAAATCAAATGGTTAAAAGTAAGCACATACAGGCACATCATCGCGGTACCTAAAGCAATCTTTGGGAAATCACCCGTTGCCGTACTGGCTTGAATGTATTCGCCAAGGCCGGTGGCTCTAAGGGTAGTATTCCCCCAACTCACAAATTCCGCGACGATACTCGCATTCCATGCACCACCGGCTGCCGTTATGGCACCAGTAATATAAAAAGGAAATATTCCTGGCAACGCCAATCGTTTCCACCAAATCCATCCTTTCAAACCAAAATTATCTGCAGCAAGATAAAGCTCACGCGGAATAGTAGATGCTCCTGCAATCACATTGAATAAAATATACCATTGTGTTCCAAGAATCATGAGTGGCGTCACCCATATTTCGACATTTAAATGAAACGCAACAATAGCAATCACAAATAAAGGATAGAATAAATTCGCTGGAAACGCCGCGACAAATTGAATGACCGGTTGTATTTTTTGTGCAATTCTTGGTCTCAAGCCAATCCATACCCCAATTGGGATCCAAACGAGGGAGCTCAAGAAAATCAAACACAGAACGCGAGTGCCTGTAGCAGCCCCCAGTAGAAAGACATGTAAAATATCACTGACTTTCAATTCTGCAAGGATAAAACGTAAGAGGAACCATGCTCCTGAGCAAACACTGATGAAGACTAAAATACTCCAAACCCGATCGAGACGCTTCTGTCTTTTGAAATCAACTTCTTTAATGGCCTTAGCCTCATTGATCCTAAGCCAGCGCGCATTGACAAAATAATCAGTAAAAATACTGATGACTTCAGCAAATTGTTTCATTAACCGACTACCGCGTATCCAGTCTATCAACCAAGATTGATATTCCACTTCATCATGCGACTGTTCGGTTTTAAATTTTTCAGACCATGCAATTAAGGGTCGGAAGAATATTTGGTCATATAAAAAAATAACAATCACCATTGCCAAAATGGCATAGCCCACTGCATGGATATCCCGTTGCTGGATTGCTAAAGCAATGTACGAACCGACCCCAGGTAATCTGATGTCTTGATGGGCTACAGAAATTGCTTCCGATAAAACCACAAAGAACCAACTTGCAGACATGGAAACCATCATATTCCACAATAAGCTCGACATCGAAAAAGGAACCTCCAGCTTCCAAAAACGCTGCCATGCTGAAAGTCGGAACATAGAAGACACTTCTTGTAAATCATGAGGCAATGTTTTTAATGACTGATAAAAACCAAAAGTCATATTCCATACTTGGGCACAAAAAATGGCGAAAATGGAGGCGCATTCTGGGCCCAACAAACTGTTTGGAAACAGGCGGATAAATCCAGTCACGGTAATGGATAAGAAACTAAGAACCGGTATGGATTGCAAAATATCAATCGCAGGGATAATGATTTGTTCCGCACGTCGATTTTTGGCCGCCCAAAGTCCTACAGTAAAGGTAAAAATGATTGAAAAAAACAATGCAATAAACATACGCAGTACGGTACGTAATGCATAAAAAGGCAGATTGGCAGGATCTAAAGAAATAGGGATCTGCTGTCCCAACTGATAGGGAGTAGCCATTTGTGAACCGGCCCACCCCAAAAAAAACAAGATCGAAAAAATAAGAATAAGGAGCAACAAATCCCAACGATTGATGTATCGGCCAAATCTATCAGGATTAGCAAAGTAGAATCGACTTTCTCGCACCATGCCCCCCTTAATCAGCTTGTCGACACCCAAAACACACTCTGCAACGCATGAATCACGCAGTAAAGGGTCTGTTTACAATGCGCTAGATTTTGAGCGCAAATGGCGTGATCTGTGCGTGCCTACTATCTGTTGTCATCCCTCGCTGTGCTCCGGATGACGCAGATTGGCAGGGCGTTTTAATATTTTAAATCACGTCATTTGGGCTCAATCTAGCGAATTTGAAACAAGCCCTATTTATATAGAAAAAGTAGTGAAGCTCAAAAATAACATCAAGATAAGCTTGTATCTCAAATTGTGATACAGGTTTAATTGTATTGATGCGAGTTCAGCTGCTTGTTTAAGGGGAATAAAATACCATAAAGACAACATAATCGATAGATTTACGCCGCTGAATATGTATTTTTCTGCTCAATTAAGTTGTTCTAATGCGGGTAAAGTTCAAAAAATGCTACTTTTCTAGATGGAAATTTGAGCATAAAATAACTGCTTTAATGATTAAAATGCATTAATATTCAATAACCTATTTATTGCATTAAATTCTTTATTGATTTAAATGATAAATATTTGAACATTTATTGAACTTTTTGCTGTTTTTTGTGTCTAACATAGTGAGCATTTCCCCCGAATGCTTAGCTCCGCTTTACCCCCTCTTAAGCGGGGCAATGTTTGGATCAATTATCCAAACATCCAATTTGCCCCGGCAGCAGCCGGGGATTTTTTTATGTGCATTGAATAATGCTACACTATGATGTAAAAAACGAAGTCTAGCCCTCCTTATTGTAAAAGGACCATACATATGAATAAAAAATTTGCCTTTATTTTATTATCCATTTTTTTCCAATTAAGTTATGCACAATCAGAACAGGCTGAATTATCGGTTTGGGTCAATGAAGCAATTGTGGCTACATATACCTACAGCTATCAAAATTACCTCCAAGATCAAAAGAAAATAGCCAAATATTTTACTGCTGATGGCTGGATTGCCTTCAGTAATGCTTTAAATGCTTCCAAATTGCCAGAGGCAGTGCAAAAAAATCAATATCGAGTAAGCTCCGTAGCAACGGAACCCCCAGTAATCACTCAAATTGATCCCACACATTGGAAAGCAAACATGAGGCTGTTGGTGGTCTATCAAAATCCTCAGTATCAACAACGGCAACATTTGAGAGTAGCCATTAATTTTATGGTCGCCCCTTCAGGCCAAGGTGTTCGCGGATACAGCATGACCAACCTACAGTCGGTTGAAACGAAACCCGCTTGTAAATGCATCCTCGAAGAAGACAGTGACACACCGACGAGCACACCAACTCCGAGTACGACGAATACACCATCAACGGGTACCGCACCTGCCAGCGCACCTACCCCCAATAACGCCAAGCCATAAGACCCAGGTGCACCCCAATTAGTATGCCAATCAAAATCAATATAATATTCAATTTGGTTGGCATGGATACGTCTAAAGCAGATTGCTCAGGACGATTAGGATTATAATAGATATCAATTGCCTCATTTTCTTGAAAGGCTACGGCTGCTTTATATGCCACTCCGCGCGAATATTTACTGTTCGGATTATTATGAGCTGTATCCAAAAACAAATATTCCCCGGTGAAATTGTGATCGTTAATTTGATAAGTGTATTCAATTTTAGGCCAAACGCTATGGCCGACTGTAGTCCATTCACATGCACTGATATATCCCTTAACTTTTAGCCATGATTGAGCCTGTACCAAAATTTGTCTATCACGCCAAAAATGCCTGAAGAGTATTAAAAGAAAGAGCAACCAACCTAAATCCAGCATCCAACGCCAAACATTTAGCCCGATCATTAAAGTAGTCCTAATAAATATGCAGTATGCAATATACAGTATATATCGCAATAGGTATAATCACCCACATCAAGGTGATTGAAAAAGGACGTACAATGATTGCTAAAACTCCCCTTCATGCCACTCATCAAGCATGTGGCGCAAAAATGGTTGATTTTCATGGCTGGGAAATGCCATTGCATTATGGATCGCAAATCAATGAACATCACTATGTTCGAAAAGATGCCGGCATGTTTGATGTCTCGCATATGACCATTGTTGACATACTTGGCGCCGGTGGCCGCCAATTTTTACGTAAGCTGTTAACGAATGATGTGGATCAACTCGAGCACCATGGGAAAGCGCTTTACAGCTGCATGTGCAACGAACATGGTGGTGTTATTGACGATCTCATCGTTTATCAACGCGCTTCCGATAATTACCGAGTAGTTCTAAATTCGGCAACACGACAAAATGATTTAGCCTGGATTCGCAAAAAAAGCGAAGGGTTTGCGGTGGGTCTGCAAGAACGCAGAGAATTGGCGATGATTGCCATCCAAGGACCTCAGGCAATAGAAAAAACCTTGAAAACGCTTAATCCTGCGCAAATTGATGCAGTCTCCACACTGACACATTTTGAATGTGTGGATGTGGAACAATGGTTTTTTGCGCGCACCGGATATACTGGCGAAGATGGATTTGAAATCATCGTTCCTCAAGAGAGCGTCGTCCAATTATGGAATAACTTAATGCAGGTAGGCGTACATCCCTGTGGCTTAGGCGCTCGAGATACGCTGCGGCTGGAGGCGGGCATGCTTCTTTACGGCCAGGATATGGACACTACCACTAGCCCCTTAGAGTCCGGGCTTGCTTGGACTATTAAATGGGAGCCTGCAGATCGTGATTTTATCGGAATGGGTGCCTTATTTTCGCAAAAACAAATAGGAATCAAGCGTAAAATGGTTGGACTTACCCTGTTAGATAAAGGGATTATGCGTCATGGACAAAAGGTAATAATTCCAGGCTGCGCCGATGGGATTATCACCAGTGGCAGCTACTCGCCCACTCTGGAACAATCCATAGCTTTAGCAAGAGTCCCCGTTGAAACAGGTGATGAAGTCATGGTTGATATTCGTGGCAAATTAGTTCCAGCAAAAGTAGGTAAACCCCGTTTTGTTAAATCAGGAAAGGGGCTTTAAGATAGGGTATCGATTCATTATGATTTAAGAATCTTAGTGAACAGACCGATTTGAGCGCAGGCAGGACGAAAAGCGCGTTGAAAAAACGCAGCATAGATGGCTATATGAGCATTTTTTAAAGTGCTCTTGACGTCCAAGGTGGGTCCAATCTGGCTTTTCCTCTGAAAAGACAGATTTGAGCGCAGGTTGAGTGAAAAGCGCGTTGAAAAAGCGCAGCATAGATGGCTATGTGAGCATTTTTCAAAGTGCTTTTCGCTCAAGATGGGCCAAATATGGCTTTTCAGCTGAATCGTTACAAAACATTTTGAATTAAGTGGTTATATAATTAAATAAGGATAATACGAATGAATGAATTGAAATTCACAAATACCCATGAATGGCTCAAAGAAGAGCAAAATGAAGTAACCATAGGCATCACGGATCATGCACAACAATTATTAGGTGACATGGTTTTTGTAGAATTGCCGGAAGTAGGTGATGAAGTGAGCGCAGGTGAAGAGCTAGGTGTTGTCGAGTCAGTAAAAGCTGCCTCCGACTTCTATGCCCCCGTAAGTGGTGTCGTTACCGCGGTCAATGAAGTAGTCGTCGAAAATCCAGCGCTTGTTAATTCCGACCCTTATACTGCTGGCTGGCTGGTCAAGCTGAAACCGAGTCATCCTGGTGAAATTGACAGTTTATTAACTGCTGAACAATATCAAAATGAGATTGCTGAGGAACACTAATCATGCCTTATATCCCACACACGTCCGAAGACAGCAAAGCGATGCTTGACGCCATTGGCGTGCAAGATACCCAAACTTTGTTTGATGAAATTCCATTGTCTTTGCAATATGCAGGATTTCAAAATATACCTGCCGGCATCAATGAAATGGATATGTTAAAAGAAGCTCAAGAACTGGCGAATAAAAACCGAAACGGAATCTGCTTCCTAGGTGCTGGATGCTACGAGCATCACATACCTGCAGCAGTGTGGGATATTGCTTCGCGTGGTGAATTCTTAACAGCATACACGCCTTACCAAGCTGAAGCCAGTCAAGGCACGTTGCAATTGTTATACGAATACCAAACCATGATCTGTGAGCTCACCGGCATGGAGGTATCCAATGCATCAATGTATGATGGCGCTACCGCGCTTGCTGAGGCCATTTTAATGGCAGTACGTGTCAATAAACACAGTAAAACAAACCGCGTATTAATCACCGGCACCACTCATCCGCTCTATCGTGAAACCATTGAAACCATTCTGCGCAATCAGCACATTGAGGTAATTACTTTGCCTTTTGATGAACAACAGGGCATTACCTCTCTTGCGGCTTTGGAACAATATGCAGGAGAAGATATTACGGCATTGGTTATTGCTCAACCTAATTTTTTTGGTTGCCTGGAGAAAGTAGATGAGCTGAGTGATTGGGCACATCAAAACAAAACAATCAGTGTGGCCTGCGTCAATCCGGTATCACTTGCCTTATTAAAACCACCAGGAGCCTGGGGCCAACATGGCGTAGACATTGCCTGTGGCGAGGGTCAACCTTTAGGGGCACCTATGGCATCAGGGGGGCCTTATTTTGGATTTTTAAGCACACGTATGGCTCATGTACGCCAAATGCCTGGGCGCATTATCGGATGTACTTTGGATAAAGATGGAAAAAGAGGGTTTACCCTAACCTTACAAGCACGGGAGCAACATATACGCCGAGCCAAAGCAACCTCCAATATTTGTACCAATCAGGGCTTATTGGTTACGGCAGCCACCATTCATATGAGTCTTTTGGGCGCCGAAGGATTACGTCAAGTTGCAAGCCAATGCCACCATAATACGCATCAATTAGTCGAAGCCTTAACTGAAATTGATGGGGTAGAACAAGTATTTACTGCACCTTATTTCCATGAAGCCTTGCTTAAACTCAATCAACCTGTAGAACAGGTATTAAAAAAATTAGCGAATGCGGGTATCACTGGAGGTTATAACCCAGGAGTTCATTACCCTCAATTAGCGAATACCCTTTTAATTTGTGCTACGGAAATGCGAACCCAAGAGGACATCGCGTTTTATGCAAAAACGTTGAAATCCATCATGTCTGAGCGAGGTGACTCATGTTTGTAATTCAGTTGACCTATTTAGTTCCTCTTAGTGAAGTAGATAAATACCTGCAAGCACATCGAGAATTCCTTGATTACTATTATAAACAAGGTTTATTGCTGGTCTCAGGTCCTATGAAGCCGCGCACTGGTGGAATTATCATCGCCGCTTCAAATGATCGCGCTTATCTCGAATCCATATTCCAAAAGGATCCCTACTATTTGGCGGAGATCGCCGAGTATCAATTTATTGAATTTACTCCGGTCAACCATCGCGCTGAACTTAAAGAATTTATTCAAAAAATGGAAGGCAAATTATGTTGATTTTTGAATTATCTAAAAAAGACCGTCAGGCAGCTGCCCAAGCGCCCAAAATTTCAACCAGCAAATACGCCATTCCCGCTGAATTGGAGCGGAAAACGCCTCCCAAAATGCCCGCGTGCTCCGAATTACAAGTGGTAAGGCATTTTACCCGTTTATCCCATAAAAATTTCTCAATCGATAGCAATTTTTATCCTCTGGGTTCATGTACCATGAAGTACAATCCGCGAGGAGTCCACAAAGCGGCATCCATGGCAAATTTTCTTAATCGTCATCCTCTAGCAACTGAGGAAAACAGCCAGGGTTTCTTGGAAGCATTGTATCGATTGCAAGAACATATTGCTGAAATTACAGGCATGGCAGGTGTTTCTTTGACTCCTATGGCAGGATCCCAAGGTGAATTTGCTGGGGTTGCAATGATTAAAGCCTATCACCAATCTCGAGGCGATACCGCACGTGATGAAATGCTAATTCCTGATGCAGCTCATGGTACAAACCCCGCTTCTGCAGTGATGTGTGGCTTTAAAATTGTTGAAATTTCGACTGCGGCAGATGGCGATATCGATCTGGAAGAGTTAAAAAGCAAACTCGGGCCAAGAACAGCAGGGATCATGCTAACCAATCCCTCTACTTTGGGCTTGTTTATGCGTCAAATTAAAGAAATAGCAGCGCTTGTTCACCAGGCAGGGGGGTTATTGTATTACGATGGAGCCAATCTCAATGCTATTTTAGGAAAAGTTAGACCCGGAGATATGGGTTTTGATGTCATGCACTTAAACTTACATAAAACATTTGCGACGCCTCACGGTGGGGGTGGCCCTGGTGCTGGTCCTGTGGCTGTAGGCAAACGCTTACTCCCTTTCATGCCATTACCGGTGGTGAAAAAAACGAATTCCGAATATCAATGGGCAACCCATCAAGATTTTCCACAAAGTATTGGTCGCTTATCCTGTTTTATGGGAAATGCAGGTATTTTGCTGCGCGCTTATTTTTATATGCGGGTTCTTGGCAAAGAAGGGTTACTCCGTGTTTCAGAATATGCAACATTGAACGCAAATTATCTGCTTAAAGAACTCACTAAAGCAGGTTTTACTGCAGCCTATCCCAACCGACGAGCGTCTCATGAATTTATTCTTACTTTAAGTCCAGAAAAGAAAATGTATGGTGTTACTGCAATGGATTTTGCCAAACGATTATTGGATTATGGGGTCCATGCACCAACCACCTATTTTCCACTGCTGATCCCAGAATGTCTGCTGATTGAGCCTACCGAAACTGAAAGTAAAGAGGAATTGGATCGCTTTGTGCAGATTCTAAAAACCATTAGAGAAGAAGCGGCCACAAATCCTGATTTGGTCAAAGAGGCACCTCATACGCTGCCTGTCAAACGGCTGGATGATGTAAAAGCAGCCCGAGAGTTGGATTTAAATTATTTTGCACGTGAGGAATCCAAAGAGAAGTAGCACGATTGCTCTCCCAGACTCCCTTCTCCCCATGGGAGATGGGATCTCTTTTCACTATTGAGCTAGAGCATAAAAA
Encoded here:
- a CDS encoding YciI family protein — its product is MFVIQLTYLVPLSEVDKYLQAHREFLDYYYKQGLLLVSGPMKPRTGGIIIAASNDRAYLESIFQKDPYYLAEIAEYQFIEFTPVNHRAELKEFIQKMEGKLC
- the gcvH gene encoding glycine cleavage system protein GcvH is translated as MNELKFTNTHEWLKEEQNEVTIGITDHAQQLLGDMVFVELPEVGDEVSAGEELGVVESVKAASDFYAPVSGVVTAVNEVVVENPALVNSDPYTAGWLVKLKPSHPGEIDSLLTAEQYQNEIAEEH
- a CDS encoding DUF3592 domain-containing protein; the encoded protein is MIGLNVWRWMLDLGWLLFLLILFRHFWRDRQILVQAQSWLKVKGYISACEWTTVGHSVWPKIEYTYQINDHNFTGEYLFLDTAHNNPNSKYSRGVAYKAAVAFQENEAIDIYYNPNRPEQSALDVSMPTKLNIILILIGILIGVHLGLMAWRYWG
- the gcvPB gene encoding aminomethyl-transferring glycine dehydrogenase subunit GcvPB, with amino-acid sequence MLIFELSKKDRQAAAQAPKISTSKYAIPAELERKTPPKMPACSELQVVRHFTRLSHKNFSIDSNFYPLGSCTMKYNPRGVHKAASMANFLNRHPLATEENSQGFLEALYRLQEHIAEITGMAGVSLTPMAGSQGEFAGVAMIKAYHQSRGDTARDEMLIPDAAHGTNPASAVMCGFKIVEISTAADGDIDLEELKSKLGPRTAGIMLTNPSTLGLFMRQIKEIAALVHQAGGLLYYDGANLNAILGKVRPGDMGFDVMHLNLHKTFATPHGGGGPGAGPVAVGKRLLPFMPLPVVKKTNSEYQWATHQDFPQSIGRLSCFMGNAGILLRAYFYMRVLGKEGLLRVSEYATLNANYLLKELTKAGFTAAYPNRRASHEFILTLSPEKKMYGVTAMDFAKRLLDYGVHAPTTYFPLLIPECLLIEPTETESKEELDRFVQILKTIREEAATNPDLVKEAPHTLPVKRLDDVKAARELDLNYFAREESKEK
- a CDS encoding ABC transporter permease, producing MRESRFYFANPDRFGRYINRWDLLLLILIFSILFFLGWAGSQMATPYQLGQQIPISLDPANLPFYALRTVLRMFIALFFSIIFTFTVGLWAAKNRRAEQIIIPAIDILQSIPVLSFLSITVTGFIRLFPNSLLGPECASIFAIFCAQVWNMTFGFYQSLKTLPHDLQEVSSMFRLSAWQRFWKLEVPFSMSSLLWNMMVSMSASWFFVVLSEAISVAHQDIRLPGVGSYIALAIQQRDIHAVGYAILAMVIVIFLYDQIFFRPLIAWSEKFKTEQSHDEVEYQSWLIDWIRGSRLMKQFAEVISIFTDYFVNARWLRINEAKAIKEVDFKRQKRLDRVWSILVFISVCSGAWFLLRFILAELKVSDILHVFLLGAATGTRVLCLIFLSSLVWIPIGVWIGLRPRIAQKIQPVIQFVAAFPANLFYPLFVIAIVAFHLNVEIWVTPLMILGTQWYILFNVIAGASTIPRELYLAADNFGLKGWIWWKRLALPGIFPFYITGAITAAGGAWNASIVAEFVSWGNTTLRATGLGEYIQASTATGDFPKIALGTAMMCLYVLTFNHLIWRPLYRLAEERFNFN
- the gcvT gene encoding glycine cleavage system aminomethyltransferase GcvT; the protein is MIAKTPLHATHQACGAKMVDFHGWEMPLHYGSQINEHHYVRKDAGMFDVSHMTIVDILGAGGRQFLRKLLTNDVDQLEHHGKALYSCMCNEHGGVIDDLIVYQRASDNYRVVLNSATRQNDLAWIRKKSEGFAVGLQERRELAMIAIQGPQAIEKTLKTLNPAQIDAVSTLTHFECVDVEQWFFARTGYTGEDGFEIIVPQESVVQLWNNLMQVGVHPCGLGARDTLRLEAGMLLYGQDMDTTTSPLESGLAWTIKWEPADRDFIGMGALFSQKQIGIKRKMVGLTLLDKGIMRHGQKVIIPGCADGIITSGSYSPTLEQSIALARVPVETGDEVMVDIRGKLVPAKVGKPRFVKSGKGL
- a CDS encoding DotI/IcmL family type IV secretion protein, translated to MNKKFAFILLSIFFQLSYAQSEQAELSVWVNEAIVATYTYSYQNYLQDQKKIAKYFTADGWIAFSNALNASKLPEAVQKNQYRVSSVATEPPVITQIDPTHWKANMRLLVVYQNPQYQQRQHLRVAINFMVAPSGQGVRGYSMTNLQSVETKPACKCILEEDSDTPTSTPTPSTTNTPSTGTAPASAPTPNNAKP
- the gcvPA gene encoding aminomethyl-transferring glycine dehydrogenase subunit GcvPA; protein product: MPYIPHTSEDSKAMLDAIGVQDTQTLFDEIPLSLQYAGFQNIPAGINEMDMLKEAQELANKNRNGICFLGAGCYEHHIPAAVWDIASRGEFLTAYTPYQAEASQGTLQLLYEYQTMICELTGMEVSNASMYDGATALAEAILMAVRVNKHSKTNRVLITGTTHPLYRETIETILRNQHIEVITLPFDEQQGITSLAALEQYAGEDITALVIAQPNFFGCLEKVDELSDWAHQNKTISVACVNPVSLALLKPPGAWGQHGVDIACGEGQPLGAPMASGGPYFGFLSTRMAHVRQMPGRIIGCTLDKDGKRGFTLTLQAREQHIRRAKATSNICTNQGLLVTAATIHMSLLGAEGLRQVASQCHHNTHQLVEALTEIDGVEQVFTAPYFHEALLKLNQPVEQVLKKLANAGITGGYNPGVHYPQLANTLLICATEMRTQEDIAFYAKTLKSIMSERGDSCL